The following are from one region of the Rhodanobacter sp. LX-99 genome:
- a CDS encoding ABC transporter ATP-binding protein, with product MSMAPGSPILRVDRLQVSTLGARRIVDDVSFDMLPGEIVALVGESGSGKTTIGRAILRLLPNGLACTGGDIVLRGDSLTATPPRELRKIRGGSIAAVFQDPMASLNPSLKVGRQMMEALRLHEDVDAHEARLRCLAMLERVRIENPQRCFDEYPGKFSGGMRQRFMLASVLLTHPAVLIADEPTTALDAIVRREIMEQAVELTREVGTAILLISHDLGMVAQYAERSVVLKDGRVMDQGDARKVLLQPRVDYTRTLLDAFPERALAGGGSTGRSPLVRVRNIDVAFRKSRKSILSRKEYVRAVRDVSFDIRSGEVLAVVGESGSGKSTVGKALVGLYRPNRGEILFASGIERRDGGKDVAGSRPQVRMIFQDAGGSLDPRMTIKQAVAEPLRAGGIAAAAERLRRARDMLAEVGLGEDMHDCYPHQLSGGQRQRVGIARAIVGGGDLIVADEPVSALDVSIQRQILDLLKRLRSAYGLTYLFISHDLDVVEELADRVMVMKQGRLVEVGGRDAVFDDPRHPYTRTLLEATPRIRRIAPSRYALAALANRHADPPPGYEFDVQAAEPPGYDVENACMVEVADDHFVRCIPSVESGRLPAGWAAACRVPTTGPDLGPHV from the coding sequence ATGAGCATGGCTCCAGGTTCGCCTATCCTCCGGGTAGATCGCCTCCAGGTCAGCACCCTGGGCGCTCGCAGGATCGTCGACGACGTGTCGTTCGACATGCTTCCGGGGGAAATCGTCGCACTGGTCGGCGAATCGGGAAGCGGGAAGACCACGATCGGGCGGGCCATTCTCCGGTTGTTGCCGAACGGTCTCGCGTGCACCGGCGGCGACATCGTGCTCCGTGGCGACAGCTTGACCGCCACGCCTCCGAGGGAGTTGAGAAAGATCAGGGGCGGCAGCATCGCGGCGGTGTTCCAGGATCCGATGGCATCGTTGAACCCCTCTCTGAAAGTGGGGCGTCAGATGATGGAGGCGTTGCGCCTGCACGAAGACGTCGACGCGCACGAAGCGAGGCTTCGCTGCCTGGCGATGCTCGAGCGCGTCAGGATCGAAAATCCGCAGCGCTGCTTCGATGAATACCCCGGCAAGTTCTCGGGGGGCATGCGCCAGAGATTCATGCTCGCGTCGGTTCTGTTGACCCACCCTGCCGTGCTGATTGCGGACGAGCCCACGACCGCACTGGATGCGATAGTCCGCCGGGAGATCATGGAACAAGCCGTCGAGCTGACGCGCGAAGTCGGTACCGCCATCCTGTTGATCAGCCACGACCTGGGGATGGTCGCGCAGTACGCCGAGCGTTCGGTGGTGCTCAAGGACGGCCGGGTGATGGACCAGGGCGACGCGCGCAAGGTTCTGCTGCAGCCACGCGTCGACTACACCCGGACCCTGCTTGACGCGTTCCCGGAACGCGCCCTCGCCGGCGGAGGCTCGACCGGGAGGAGCCCGCTCGTGCGGGTCAGGAACATCGACGTTGCGTTCCGCAAGAGCCGCAAGTCGATCCTGTCCCGGAAAGAATATGTCCGGGCAGTGAGGGATGTCTCGTTCGACATCCGCAGCGGAGAAGTCCTCGCGGTGGTGGGCGAGTCGGGGTCGGGCAAGAGCACCGTCGGGAAAGCCTTGGTAGGCCTCTATAGGCCGAACCGGGGAGAAATCCTTTTCGCAAGTGGCATCGAACGACGTGATGGAGGAAAGGATGTTGCGGGGTCTCGGCCGCAAGTACGGATGATATTCCAGGACGCCGGCGGCTCCCTGGATCCGCGGATGACGATCAAGCAGGCTGTTGCCGAGCCGTTACGCGCTGGCGGAATCGCCGCTGCCGCTGAAAGATTGCGGCGCGCCAGGGACATGCTTGCCGAGGTCGGGCTTGGCGAAGACATGCACGATTGCTACCCGCATCAGCTGTCCGGCGGCCAGCGCCAGCGGGTCGGCATCGCGCGCGCGATCGTCGGAGGCGGCGACCTGATCGTGGCCGACGAGCCCGTTTCCGCGCTGGACGTGTCCATCCAGCGGCAGATACTCGACCTGCTGAAGCGGCTGCGTTCCGCGTATGGGCTGACCTACCTGTTCATCTCTCACGACCTGGACGTGGTCGAGGAACTCGCCGACCGCGTCATGGTCATGAAGCAGGGGCGCCTGGTGGAGGTTGGCGGTCGCGATGCCGTCTTCGATGACCCGCGACACCCCTATACCCGCACCTTGCTGGAGGCGACTCCACGCATCCGTCGCATCGCGCCGTCGCGCTATGCCTTGGCCGCCCTCGCGAATCGGCACGCGGATCCGCCGCCGGGCTACGAATTCGACGTGCAGGCCGCCGAACCTCCAGGGTACGACGTCGAAAACGCCTGCATGGTGGAAGTCGCTGACGACCACTTCGTGCGCTGTATCCCGTCCGTGGAAAGCGGCCGCCTGCCGGCAGGGTGGGCGGCAGCGTGCCGGGTGCCGACAACCGGGCCTGACCTG
- a CDS encoding ABC transporter permease encodes MKKTNLVVGGSIVVIVFAAALMGAIGTPYDPTLIDAADRLAPPSWSHWFGCDEWGRDVYSRTLSGAAITVAIAGLTTLVATGAGTIVGVSAGFLGGWLDKFVVAVMDALLAFPALVLAIAMTTLLSGASLAPVIALSVAYVPYVVRVVRTGVLTIRQADYITASSIMGNSAAYTLARHVVPNVVGLVTVISTAIFGWALLAESALSFLGLGLPPPAASWGGMLSDSRNYFADAPWLAVVPGLAISFSLLGVNLLGDGCRDLLDPRMKQA; translated from the coding sequence GTGAAGAAGACGAATCTCGTAGTTGGTGGATCGATCGTCGTCATCGTTTTCGCCGCGGCCCTGATGGGCGCTATCGGAACGCCGTACGACCCCACCCTGATCGACGCCGCCGACCGCCTGGCGCCTCCGTCCTGGTCTCACTGGTTCGGCTGCGACGAATGGGGGCGGGACGTCTACAGTCGTACCCTGTCCGGTGCGGCGATCACCGTGGCCATCGCTGGACTGACGACCCTCGTGGCGACCGGGGCCGGAACGATCGTGGGCGTTTCCGCCGGATTCCTGGGCGGCTGGCTGGACAAGTTCGTGGTGGCGGTGATGGATGCGCTGCTTGCATTCCCGGCGCTGGTCCTGGCGATCGCCATGACGACACTCCTTTCCGGTGCGTCGCTGGCACCGGTCATCGCGCTGAGCGTGGCGTACGTACCTTATGTTGTCCGCGTCGTGCGGACCGGGGTCCTGACCATCCGCCAGGCGGATTACATCACGGCATCCTCGATCATGGGGAACTCCGCGGCCTACACGCTGGCGCGGCATGTCGTGCCGAACGTGGTGGGTCTGGTTACCGTGATCTCCACGGCCATATTCGGATGGGCGCTGCTGGCCGAGTCGGCGCTTTCATTCCTCGGGCTCGGCTTGCCGCCGCCTGCCGCAAGCTGGGGGGGAATGCTGTCGGACAGCAGGAACTACTTCGCCGACGCGCCATGGCTGGCCGTCGTGCCTGGCCTCGCCATATCCTTTTCGCTGCTGGGCGTAAATTTGCTGGGCGATGGCTGTCGCGACCTCCTCGACCCCAGGATGAAGCAAGCATGA
- a CDS encoding ABC transporter permease — protein sequence MLALPTILISLFMIFFMIRLIPGDPAQIILGDVDDAEALQRIRAKLGLDKPLTVQFLLWLRAVSGGDFGRSIALDSPVGDLLFSSFSVTALLVVPAVAIAALLSVPAGMFSAWRQNTHTDAAVVAAATAFLSIPSFWLGLIVMLVFGVKLDLLPVVGYVSPFDDFGQGIRYLVMPVMTLALVETGVFVRLVRSSTIEVKGLEYITHARAKGLPELLVARRHAFPNVMGPTWTMMGLALGGLLGGAVVIETVFSLPGLGRLMVEAVFARDYPVIQGCMVVIVMSYVFMNLVFELTAPIICPAVRYS from the coding sequence TTGCTGGCGCTGCCGACGATACTGATATCGCTGTTCATGATCTTCTTCATGATCCGCCTGATACCCGGGGATCCGGCCCAGATCATCCTGGGCGATGTCGACGACGCCGAGGCGCTACAGCGCATCCGCGCCAAGCTGGGCCTCGACAAGCCTCTGACCGTGCAGTTCCTGCTCTGGCTACGGGCGGTCTCCGGCGGAGACTTCGGTCGTTCGATCGCCCTCGACAGTCCAGTCGGCGACCTGCTGTTTTCGAGCTTTTCGGTCACTGCGCTTCTTGTTGTCCCCGCAGTCGCCATCGCGGCCCTGCTTTCCGTCCCGGCCGGAATGTTCTCGGCATGGCGCCAGAACACGCATACCGACGCGGCGGTCGTGGCCGCCGCCACTGCATTCCTCTCCATTCCAAGCTTCTGGCTTGGGTTGATCGTGATGCTCGTGTTCGGGGTAAAGCTCGATTTGCTTCCTGTAGTCGGATACGTCTCCCCGTTCGACGACTTCGGACAGGGCATTCGCTATCTGGTCATGCCGGTCATGACCCTGGCCCTGGTGGAAACCGGGGTATTCGTCCGGCTCGTCCGATCCAGCACGATCGAGGTGAAGGGATTGGAATACATCACGCACGCGCGCGCGAAGGGGCTTCCGGAGTTGCTTGTCGCCCGGCGTCATGCGTTTCCGAACGTGATGGGCCCGACGTGGACGATGATGGGGTTGGCGCTGGGCGGACTTCTGGGCGGAGCCGTCGTGATCGAGACGGTGTTCTCGTTGCCCGGCCTGGGTCGCCTCATGGTCGAAGCCGTGTTCGCTCGCGACTATCCGGTCATCCAGGGATGCATGGTGGTGATCGTGATGAGTTACGTGTTCATGAACCTGGTATTCGAACTCACGGCGCCGATCATCTGCCCTGCCGTCCGTTACTCGTAG
- a CDS encoding ABC transporter substrate-binding protein gives MSRRRHHATIPWGWLSRTIGPLAVVLLVLLAACRGGEAADSSGNRHFLVTLSSDIRSTNPGVNRDANTDTVMMHIVEGLVGYREDGTPGLLLAESMEVSDDGLEYLFKLRDGLKFHNGAPVTSAEVVWSWRRYLDPATGWTCLSDFDGTNGNRVEEVRAVGRLKVLFRLNRPQPLFLSQMAAINCGAGAILHPSSVDAQGQWRVPVATGPYRLVEWKRGDSIQLEAFPEYLPRPEPRDGNTGAKQALEKHLTFLVIRDAASRLAALDKGQVEVMPEVPAAEMRQIRHIKRVRLVSAPMLGSYGILVQNQDPLLADGRIRQAIALAIDRDALADIVNEGTAVGNPSIVANASVFHPPASILGGKPDLERSRALLREAGYDGAPIVLSTNRRYPAMFNQALLVQAMCRQVGLNIRIEVLEWAAQMDRWRAGKFQLLSFGFSARADAAGSYSFILGDRARNPSRIWDNPEALALLEQSLRTGDGERRHELFDQLHLLMLKDVPYIGLFSPADINAVREDVDGFESWMFGRARYWGVHRVREGAR, from the coding sequence ATGAGCCGGCGGCGCCATCACGCGACGATCCCCTGGGGGTGGTTGAGCCGGACAATCGGGCCGCTTGCAGTCGTCCTGCTGGTGTTGCTCGCGGCGTGCCGCGGTGGTGAGGCGGCAGACAGCTCGGGCAACCGCCATTTTCTGGTCACGCTGAGTTCCGACATCAGGAGCACGAACCCGGGTGTCAACCGCGACGCGAACACCGACACGGTCATGATGCACATCGTGGAAGGGCTGGTGGGTTACCGGGAAGACGGCACCCCTGGGTTGCTGCTGGCCGAATCCATGGAGGTGTCGGACGACGGGCTCGAGTACCTGTTCAAGTTGCGTGACGGGCTCAAGTTCCACAACGGCGCGCCGGTGACCTCGGCGGAAGTCGTCTGGTCGTGGCGTCGCTATCTGGATCCGGCGACGGGATGGACCTGCCTGAGCGACTTCGACGGAACCAACGGCAATCGCGTCGAGGAAGTGCGCGCCGTGGGCCGGTTGAAGGTGTTGTTTCGCCTGAACCGGCCGCAACCTCTGTTTCTCAGCCAGATGGCGGCCATCAACTGCGGCGCGGGCGCCATTCTCCATCCATCCTCCGTCGACGCGCAGGGCCAGTGGCGGGTTCCCGTCGCGACCGGGCCGTATCGCCTGGTGGAGTGGAAACGCGGAGATTCCATCCAGCTGGAGGCATTCCCGGAATACCTGCCACGCCCGGAGCCGCGGGACGGCAACACCGGCGCCAAGCAGGCCCTGGAAAAGCACCTGACCTTCCTGGTCATACGCGATGCGGCGTCCCGACTCGCGGCGCTGGACAAGGGCCAGGTCGAGGTCATGCCCGAAGTGCCGGCAGCGGAGATGCGGCAGATCAGGCACATCAAGCGGGTCAGGCTGGTCAGCGCGCCCATGCTCGGGAGCTACGGCATCCTCGTGCAGAACCAGGACCCCCTCCTGGCGGACGGGCGTATCCGGCAGGCGATCGCGCTGGCGATCGATCGCGATGCGCTGGCGGATATCGTCAACGAGGGCACTGCGGTCGGCAATCCATCCATCGTGGCGAACGCGAGCGTGTTTCACCCGCCGGCTTCGATCCTGGGAGGCAAACCCGATCTCGAGCGTTCGAGGGCGCTGCTGCGGGAAGCCGGCTACGACGGCGCGCCGATCGTGCTGTCCACGAACCGGCGCTACCCCGCCATGTTCAACCAGGCTCTTCTGGTGCAGGCGATGTGCCGGCAGGTCGGGCTCAACATACGGATCGAAGTACTGGAGTGGGCGGCGCAGATGGATCGATGGAGGGCGGGGAAATTCCAGCTCCTTTCGTTTGGATTCTCGGCGCGCGCCGATGCCGCGGGCAGCTACTCGTTCATCCTCGGCGACCGCGCGAGGAACCCCAGCAGGATCTGGGACAACCCAGAGGCGCTGGCGTTGCTGGAGCAGAGTCTGCGTACCGGCGACGGAGAAAGGCGGCACGAGCTGTTCGACCAGCTGCATCTGCTGATGCTGAAGGATGTTCCTTACATCGGGCTGTTCAGTCCGGCGGACATCAATGCCGTGCGCGAAGACGTCGATGGGTTCGAGTCCTGGATGTTCGGCAGGGCGCGCTACTGGGGCGTGCATCGGGTTCGGGAGGGCGCGCGATGA
- a CDS encoding LysR substrate-binding domain-containing protein codes for MTRRLPSVNALKCFEVVASKMSIRKAAAALNVSESAVSRQVKILEQQLGLTLFHRGVNGLEITEAGAVLAASTRSAFDQIATTIASFYRDQDVIQVRVLPTFAIRWLYSRLHKFNERYPFVKVLIHTRWHDMVSSDNDAELGIRFGLGSWRREDAVELYEERLVPVCSPTYLCGRMIETADDLAGKMLLHPQPSHQDWKTWADGWEGGEIDTDHGLDFDVLDMALRTAESGFGIAISDHLLAIDAIRDGQLVKASERSVPSGVSYYLVKPANISDRVQVRVFQDWLCEEIEISKNLVGAGKA; via the coding sequence ATGACTCGTCGGTTGCCCTCGGTGAATGCCCTGAAGTGCTTCGAAGTCGTGGCATCGAAGATGAGCATTCGGAAAGCCGCGGCGGCGTTGAACGTCAGCGAGAGCGCCGTGAGCCGGCAGGTCAAGATCCTCGAGCAGCAGCTCGGCCTGACCTTGTTTCATCGGGGCGTCAACGGACTGGAGATCACCGAGGCGGGCGCGGTGCTGGCAGCGAGCACCCGGAGCGCGTTCGACCAGATCGCCACCACCATCGCCAGCTTCTACAGGGACCAGGACGTGATCCAGGTGCGCGTGCTGCCGACCTTCGCGATTCGCTGGCTCTATTCGCGCCTGCACAAGTTCAACGAGCGCTATCCGTTCGTCAAGGTGCTCATCCATACCCGTTGGCACGACATGGTGTCGAGCGACAACGATGCCGAGCTCGGCATCCGGTTCGGGTTGGGGAGCTGGAGGAGGGAGGATGCCGTTGAGCTGTACGAAGAGCGCCTGGTGCCCGTCTGTTCACCGACCTATCTGTGCGGGCGCATGATCGAGACTGCCGACGATTTGGCAGGAAAGATGCTTTTGCACCCACAGCCCAGCCACCAGGACTGGAAGACCTGGGCCGACGGTTGGGAGGGCGGCGAAATCGATACCGACCACGGGCTCGACTTCGACGTGCTGGACATGGCGCTGCGCACCGCCGAGTCGGGCTTCGGGATCGCGATCAGCGACCATTTGCTCGCCATCGACGCGATCCGGGACGGACAGCTGGTCAAGGCATCCGAGCGATCGGTGCCGAGCGGCGTCTCCTATTACCTCGTCAAGCCGGCGAACATCAGCGACAGGGTGCAGGTGAGGGTCTTCCAGGATTGGCTTTGCGAGGAGATCGAAATTTCCAAGAACCTGGTCGGCGCGGGCAAGGCATGA
- a CDS encoding aldehyde dehydrogenase encodes MPVSEHRDYHAIAARAKLESRAFIGGRFVGARDGRVIESINPATGEPIATVAHCGGDDVDMAVSAARRSVREGIWCRRPPEARKEALLALAGLVRKHAEELAVIESMDGGKPIRDCLREIGDEVPACLQWYAELIDKTFGKTAPAGPDVWAMIVREPVGVVGLVLPWNFPLIMAAWKLAPALAAGCSAIVKPAEQTSLSLLRLAELSQEAGIPDGVLNVLPGLGETAGAAIGRHPDIDAVSFTGSTSVGSCFLRYAAESNLKSVGLEMGGKSAFIVLDDARIDDDLVESAAQAAFWNAGQNCSANMRQLVHRKLHDEFLHRVMQRTQRIRIGDPLDPRTEMGPLVSDEHRSRVRSYLELGRREGAAVALDLAERAGPGSYLGPTVFTGLERHMKIAREEIFGPVLGTMVIEDAEQAADIANDTEYGLHATVFTGDIDRAMRLAASLECGTVAVNGFTEGDIKTPFGGYKRSGSLARDKGTEAMDQYLRSKTVWISARSSP; translated from the coding sequence ATGCCAGTCAGTGAGCATCGGGATTACCACGCCATCGCGGCACGAGCGAAGCTGGAGAGCCGGGCCTTCATCGGAGGTCGCTTCGTCGGTGCCCGGGACGGCAGGGTCATCGAGTCCATCAATCCCGCCACGGGCGAGCCGATTGCGACGGTAGCGCACTGCGGCGGGGATGACGTCGACATGGCGGTGTCCGCAGCCAGGCGCAGCGTTCGTGAAGGAATCTGGTGCAGGCGTCCTCCGGAAGCCAGGAAAGAGGCCCTGCTTGCCCTGGCGGGACTGGTTCGGAAGCATGCTGAAGAGCTCGCGGTCATCGAGAGCATGGACGGCGGCAAGCCGATCCGCGACTGCCTGCGCGAGATCGGCGATGAAGTTCCGGCCTGTCTCCAGTGGTACGCCGAGCTGATCGACAAGACTTTCGGGAAAACCGCGCCTGCGGGCCCGGATGTATGGGCCATGATCGTCAGGGAGCCGGTCGGCGTCGTCGGACTGGTGCTGCCCTGGAACTTTCCCCTGATCATGGCAGCATGGAAACTTGCGCCTGCCCTTGCGGCGGGATGCTCGGCCATCGTCAAGCCGGCCGAGCAGACGTCTCTCAGCCTGCTTCGACTTGCCGAACTGTCGCAGGAAGCCGGCATTCCGGATGGCGTGCTGAACGTGTTGCCGGGCCTGGGTGAAACGGCGGGTGCGGCCATCGGCCGCCACCCGGACATCGATGCGGTCTCTTTCACCGGCTCGACGAGCGTCGGCTCGTGCTTCCTGCGGTATGCCGCCGAGAGCAACCTGAAGAGCGTCGGGTTGGAGATGGGAGGCAAGAGCGCCTTCATCGTTCTGGACGACGCCAGGATCGACGACGATCTCGTCGAGAGCGCGGCGCAGGCCGCGTTCTGGAACGCAGGCCAGAACTGCTCGGCGAACATGCGCCAGCTCGTTCACAGGAAGCTCCATGACGAGTTCCTGCATCGCGTGATGCAACGTACCCAGCGGATCCGGATCGGGGATCCGCTGGATCCACGGACGGAGATGGGGCCGCTGGTGAGCGATGAGCATCGATCGCGCGTCAGATCCTATCTCGAGCTGGGCCGGCGGGAAGGGGCCGCCGTGGCGCTGGACCTTGCCGAACGCGCGGGCCCCGGAAGCTACCTTGGCCCGACGGTATTCACCGGGCTGGAACGCCACATGAAGATTGCGCGCGAGGAGATCTTCGGTCCGGTGCTGGGCACGATGGTCATCGAGGATGCGGAGCAGGCCGCCGACATCGCGAACGATACCGAGTACGGCCTGCATGCGACGGTGTTCACGGGCGATATCGATCGGGCGATGCGTCTTGCGGCTTCGCTCGAGTGCGGAACGGTCGCGGTCAACGGCTTCACCGAAGGCGACATCAAGACCCCTTTCGGCGGTTACAAGCGTTCGGGCTCCCTGGCGAGAGACAAGGGGACCGAGGCCATGGACCAGTACCTGAGGAGCAAGACGGTATGGATCAGCGCGCGATCGAGTCCGTGA
- a CDS encoding FAD-binding oxidoreductase: MDHQRLPERADAIVVGGGIMGLASAYYLARTGMRTVVLEKDRVASQQSGRNWGFVRSQYRDPAEIQLAVASLAMWPTLEAELGRPLGWRRTGCLFAATDEREAAAFEKWMDEVRGAGVSTQMLSPREVKAMLPNLAQTSRGALYTAQDGQAEPETATLAFAQAATEAGVEIFERCGAYGIDVEGGRVAGVTTEWGRIRAPVVVCAAGAASHRLLAEIGLLLPQKVVRNTVSLTEPVRELSVPCFCGFGVGVRQRKDMSCIIAAESTSDIDVTLDVFRYAGFFMPGLFANKRAFDLSLGGALVGDVYGRIAWSKHERMVEPRAPLIRPNRRRVRKVATRVEEVFQAVDGIRVRKSWAGNIDVLPDAIPVIDGSTGIAGLIVTTGFSGHGFALGPAVGKVVAGIASGRSGDIDLARFQLSRFARGTYGSPYAPL, from the coding sequence ATGGACCATCAGCGACTTCCGGAACGTGCCGACGCCATCGTCGTCGGCGGCGGCATCATGGGTCTGGCGTCGGCCTATTACCTGGCCCGTACCGGCATGAGAACGGTCGTTCTCGAAAAGGATCGCGTCGCGTCGCAACAGTCGGGACGGAACTGGGGGTTTGTCCGTTCCCAGTACCGGGATCCCGCCGAAATCCAGCTCGCCGTCGCGTCGCTCGCGATGTGGCCGACGCTGGAAGCGGAGCTCGGCCGTCCGCTGGGCTGGCGCCGGACCGGGTGCCTGTTCGCGGCAACGGACGAGCGCGAGGCCGCCGCTTTCGAGAAGTGGATGGACGAAGTGCGGGGCGCGGGGGTTTCGACGCAGATGCTCTCCCCGAGGGAGGTGAAAGCGATGCTTCCCAACCTTGCACAGACTTCGCGCGGCGCCTTGTACACGGCCCAGGACGGCCAGGCCGAACCGGAAACCGCGACGCTCGCGTTCGCCCAGGCGGCAACGGAAGCCGGCGTTGAAATCTTCGAGCGCTGCGGTGCCTACGGCATCGACGTCGAGGGCGGCCGTGTCGCCGGTGTCACCACGGAGTGGGGCCGCATCCGGGCGCCGGTCGTCGTTTGCGCCGCGGGTGCCGCATCCCATCGCCTGTTGGCGGAAATCGGATTGCTGCTGCCGCAGAAGGTCGTCCGAAACACTGTTTCGCTCACCGAACCCGTGCGCGAACTTTCAGTGCCCTGCTTCTGCGGGTTCGGCGTCGGCGTCCGCCAGCGCAAGGACATGTCCTGCATCATCGCCGCCGAATCGACTTCCGACATCGACGTCACGCTGGACGTATTCCGGTACGCCGGCTTCTTCATGCCCGGGCTTTTTGCGAACAAGAGAGCGTTCGACCTGAGTCTCGGCGGGGCACTGGTCGGCGACGTGTACGGAAGAATCGCGTGGAGCAAGCACGAGCGCATGGTCGAGCCGCGGGCCCCCCTCATCCGCCCGAACCGACGCCGCGTCCGCAAGGTCGCGACGCGCGTCGAGGAGGTGTTCCAGGCAGTGGACGGCATCAGGGTGCGGAAGTCGTGGGCAGGCAACATCGATGTCCTGCCCGACGCGATCCCGGTCATCGACGGCTCGACGGGGATCGCGGGACTGATCGTGACGACCGGCTTCTCCGGGCATGGGTTTGCCCTGGGCCCGGCCGTCGGCAAGGTCGTGGCGGGCATCGCGTCGGGCAGATCCGGCGATATCGATCTGGCACGGTTTCAATTGAGCCGGTTCGCGCGAGGCACGTACGGAAGTCCATACGCACCGCTTTGA
- a CDS encoding RidA family protein → MNPNKKPPSTRKLFSSGSKFEQEYNYSRAVLVGNQLFISGTTGYDYATGTLAASAREQVAQLVKNVESVLAQAGGHLGQIVRVRMYLAYADDYEDVMRAYADAFAGICPACTTVEAWLFDPEIRIEMDMDAIVDESK, encoded by the coding sequence ATGAACCCCAACAAGAAACCCCCATCGACAAGAAAGCTGTTCTCGTCCGGCAGCAAGTTCGAGCAGGAGTACAACTACAGCCGCGCCGTGCTCGTCGGCAACCAGCTTTTCATCTCCGGAACGACGGGATACGACTACGCAACCGGCACGCTCGCCGCCTCCGCCAGGGAGCAGGTAGCGCAGCTCGTCAAGAACGTGGAGTCCGTGCTGGCGCAGGCAGGCGGACACCTCGGCCAGATCGTTCGGGTGCGCATGTACCTGGCGTACGCCGATGACTACGAGGATGTGATGCGCGCCTATGCCGACGCGTTCGCCGGCATTTGCCCGGCGTGCACCACGGTCGAAGCGTGGCTCTTCGATCCGGAAATCCGCATCGAGATGGACATGGACGCAATCGTCGATGAGTCCAAGTAA